One window from the genome of Yarrowia lipolytica chromosome 1B, complete sequence encodes:
- a CDS encoding uncharacterized protein (Compare to YALI0B03212g, weakly similar to CA1730|IPF8439 Candida albicans hypothetical protein), which produces MIDGIRTPPTTLRVKRKRGQDPLQALLVDSLKKNNKTPYVFTYSGTEETQPAKNDTVLLEEHMRQEQAGAGTQKRRQSVTVDENDPDSRRIFRLPRAKKQKRRQSSDAGVSAALTDMVQNYLQMEPSSNSSSAGKTVITPEDLPPAVDEDTEMTSEEASNMKGPLADSLDPDAEVEDYVYDIYYRHRNAATTSYEGQRIGFM; this is translated from the exons atgATTGATGGCATTCGAACTCCGCCCACCACGCTCCGAGTGAAGCGAAAGCGAGGCCAGGATCCCTTGCAGGCGTTGC TCGTCGACagtctcaagaagaacaacaaGACACCCTATG TCTTCACATATTCAGGAACTGAGGAAACACAACCGGCCAAAAATGATACcgtgctgctggaggagcataTGCGACAGGAACAGGCTGGAGCAGGCACACAAAAGCGACGCCAGAGTGTAACGGTTGACGAAAATGACCCTGATAGCAGACGGATATTCCGTCTTCCTCgagccaagaagcagaagcgGCGCCAAAGCAGTGATGCTGGAGTCTCAGCTGCCCTCACAGACATGGTTCAGAACTACCTACAGATGGAGCCAAGtagcaacagcagctcaGCTGGCAAAACTGTGATCACACCAGAGGACTTGCCTCCAGCAGTTGATGAAGATACCGAAATGACTTCCGAAGAGGCATCCAACATGAAGGGTCCACTGGCTGATTCGCTGGACCCGGATGCCGAGGTGGAAGACTACGTCTATGATATTTATTACCGGCACCGAAACGCTGCCACCACAAGTTACGAGGGCCAACGCATTGGTTTCATGTGA
- a CDS encoding uncharacterized protein (Compare to YALI0B03234g, no similarity), whose protein sequence is MVQNYLQMEPSSNSSSAGKTVITPEDLPPAVDEDTEMTSEEASNMKGPLADSLDPDAEVEDYVYDIYYRHRNAATTSYEGQRIGFIVLDADEQLLFNDDDDDSDAAGVTDDEDSNAEDFYRNDYPDDDEVSSIDSEESGVPRFGNEFFDDRFATRNANDDDYFAGDYGPSDDEDQRKPWDKQKSIPEEDEWSEDEDGVERDRLFSELEHYVENR, encoded by the exons ATGGTTCAGAACTACCTACAGATGGAGCCAAGtagcaacagcagctcaGCTGGCAAAACTGTGATCACACCAGAGGACTTGCCTCCAGCAGTTGATGAAGATACCGAAATGACTTCCGAAGAGGCATCCAACATGAAGGGTCCACTGGCTGATTCGCTGGACCCGGATGCCGAGGTGGAAGACTACGTCTATGATATTTATTACCGGCACCGAAACGCTGCCACCACAAGTTACGAGGGCCAACGCATTGGTTTCAT TGTTCTGGACGCCGATGAGCAGCTACTCTTcaacgacgatgacgacgataGTGATGCTGCAGGAGTcaccgacgacgaagatTCCAATG CTGAGGATTTCTACAGAAACGACTACCCagacgacgatgaggtATCTTCTATCGACAGTGAAGAATCAGGCGTTCCTCGGTTCGGTAACGAGTTCTTTGACGACAGATTCGCTACCAGAAACgccaacgacgacgactacTTTGCTGGAGATTACGGCCCAAGTGACGATGAGGACCAAAGAAAGCCCTGGGATAAACAAAAGTCGATTCCCGAGGAAGATGAATGGAGTgaggatgaagatggagtcGAGAGAGACCGTCTCTTCTCCGAGCTCGAGCACTACGTCGAGAACAGGTGA
- a CDS encoding uncharacterized protein (Compare to YALI0B03278g, some similarities with uniprot|Q12035 Saccharomyces cerevisiae YLR051c, similar to Saccharomyces cerevisiae FCF2 (YLR051C); ancestral locus Anc_8.54) has translation MQVTCTKSLLEKNIYRMLEPLSQPYRHKMARKNPVRGSKQNLAPQVVEDTNDKDIDIQNHQEAQEAKELVDLEEGQDMSATEESDETDVDDKEDAKLGDASVDEKEDDKEEDEQESSGESEESEDDDDSSSESEGDELNFDDISSLLDASSKFQAESEPVKSLDEITERYARLPKIDGGVGYGTESLTEKGLMKDNHYDYTKEDNKNKFAFRVIQDPHQVKLDKKKARDNTAGDKWFGMKAPDMTPELKMDMELLKMRNVLDPKRFYKKSDSKKDPKFFEMGTIVEGNTEFFSARLTKKERKQTFAQELLGDDDSQKYFKRKYAEIGDSKEVGRKKHFQNLKDLRKKRR, from the coding sequence ATGCAGGTGACATGCACGAAAAGCCTactggaaaaaaatatctACAGAATGTTGGAACCGTTATCACAACCATACAGACACAAAATGGCTCGAAAAAACCCCGTGCGAGGTAGCAAACAGAATCTGGCTCCTCAAGTCGTTGAGGACACCAACGACAAAGATATCGACATTCAGAACCACCAGGAAGCAcaggaggccaaggagctggtcGACCTCGAAGAGGGACAAGACATGTCTGCTACCGAGGAGTCTGATGAGACTGATGTTGACGATAAGGAGGATGCCAAGCTGGGTGACGCTAGCgttgacgagaaggaggacgacaaaGAGGAGGATGAACAGGAGAGTTCTGGGGAGTCTGAGGAGtcagaagatgatgacgactCTTCCTCTGAATCAGAAGGTGACGAGCTCAACTTTGACGATATTTCATCTCTTCTGGACGCTAGCAGCAAGTTTCAGGCCGAGTCTGAGCCAGTCAAGTCGCTCGACGAAATCACAGAACGCTACGCTCGTTTGCCCAAGATTGACGGAGGTGTTGGTTATGGCACCGAAAGTCTAACCGAGAAGGGACTCATGAAGGACAACCATTACGACTACACCAAGGaagacaacaagaacaagtttGCGTTCCGGGTGATTCAGGACCCCCACCAGGTCAAactggacaagaagaaggctcgaGACAACACGGCTGGAGACAAGTGGTTTGGAATGAAGGCTCCTGATATGACccccgagctcaagatGGACATGGAGTTGCTCAAGATGCGAAACGTGCTGGATCCCAAGCGGTTCTACAAAAAGTCCGATTCCAAGAAGGACCCCAAGTTCTTCGAGATGGGAACTATTGTCGAGGGCAACACCGAGTTCTTCTCTGCTCGACTtaccaagaaggagcgaaAGCAGACCTTTGCACAGGAGCTGCTTGGTGACGACGATTCGCAGAAGTACTTCAAGCGAAAGTATGCCGAGATTGGCGACTCCAAGGAGGTTGGACGAAAGAAACACttccagaacctcaagGATCTGCGAAAGAAGCGTCGTTAG